The genomic window CGCAAACAGAGTCTACGTCTTCGCAGATCAGGACCAGGCGGCGGCGCTGCCCTGAGCTCGCGCGCCGGAGTGTGCGGAGCAGGCCCAAAGCATTGCAGTCTGACAGGCAAGCCGCTGCACAACGGACGCCCGGGGGTCTTGAAGGGACTGGTTGCCAGCTCTATAATCACGTTACCTATTAGTCGTGCACCATCGGTCGAAACACCGCCGAAACGGCGGGCGGGTAGGATGCACTCGTCCCTGGGACGAGAAACCCCTCATATGAGGTCGAAAGGAGAGACACGCGAAATGCGGCGAGGCTTTACACTCATCGAGCTCCTCGTGGTCATTGCGATCATCGCAATCCTGGCAGCTATCTTGTTCCCAGTATTCGCAAGAGCCCGCGAGAAAGCCCGACAGTCGTCCTGTTCCAGCAACGTCAAGCAGATCATGACCGCGTGGAAGATGTACTCAACGGACTACGACGGGCAGTTCACGCACCACATCTACACCCAGGGCACGACCACGATCTACTACTGGTACTACCCGATGGCGCCGTACATCAAGAACAACCAGATCTGGCAGTGCCCCTCCGACCAGCCCCATAACTTCACCAACAAGCCTCTGGACGAGGCCAGCTATGGGATGAACTGGTTGTACTGCAACGGCCGCTACATCCGCACCAGCTCCGGCGGCACCTACAACTACACCCCGAAGCTGCCGGCGCCGTGGAAG from Armatimonadia bacterium includes these protein-coding regions:
- a CDS encoding prepilin-type N-terminal cleavage/methylation domain-containing protein produces the protein MRRGFTLIELLVVIAIIAILAAILFPVFARAREKARQSSCSSNVKQIMTAWKMYSTDYDGQFTHHIYTQGTTTIYYWYYPMAPYIKNNQIWQCPSDQPHNFTNKPLDEASYGMNWLYCNGRYIRTSSGGTYNYTPKLPAPWK